A region of Oncorhynchus masou masou isolate Uvic2021 chromosome 29, UVic_Omas_1.1, whole genome shotgun sequence DNA encodes the following proteins:
- the LOC135520812 gene encoding complement C1q-like protein 4, with protein sequence MAPCSLPLLALACLSLLVTAQPTWGDQDIPSMFRQIMDTVAELKAKSDLTASVLAMKERLESMEKELQALKDIPKVAFAASLGGNGLQKAGDFNKKLVYREVLTNVGGAYNVETGEFTAPVRGVYYIRFTANAPTDVTLSSMLYKNGGKVILAAHESPSGEGSDTASNGATLLLEEGDRLQMMLWANTQVWDNANHHSTFSGFLLFPMPQQLKQ encoded by the exons ATGGCACCCTGCAGCCTTCCACTGCTGGCCCTGGCCTGCCTGTCTCTGTTGGTCACAGCTCAGCCCACCTGGGGGGACCAGGACATCCCCTCCATGTTCAGACAGATCATGGACACTGTGGCAGAGCTGAAGGCCAAGTCTGACCTAACAGCCAGCGTGCTCG CTATGAAAGAGAGATTGGAATCCATGGAGAAAGAACTGCAGGCACTGAAAG ACATTCCTAAGGTGGCGTTCGCAGCATCACTGGGAGGCAATGGACTCCAAAAGGCAGGAGACTTTAACAAAAAGCTGGTCTACAGAGAGGTCTTGACAAATGTTGGTGGTGCATACAACGtagagacag GTGAATTCACGGCTCCGGTTCGTGGAGTCTACTACATCCGGTTCACGGCCAACGCTCCTACAGACGTCACCTTGAGCTCCATGCTGTATAAGAACGGCGGCAAAGTCATTCTGGCCGCTCACGAGAGTCCGTCCGGCGAGGGCAGCGACACAGCGTCTAACGGAGCCACTCTGCTGCTGGAGGAGGGAGACCGTCTGCAAATGATGCTGTGGGCCAACACCCAGGTCTGGGACAACGCCAACCACCACAGCACCTTCAGCGGCTTTCTCCTCTTCCCCATGCCACAGCAGCTGAAGCAATAG